CTGTCTTAGTCCCTGCATTATAGGAATATGTTCCCCTGTGCAGACCGGTCTGCGAGGCGTGCACTACGAATGTGGTAGAATCAATTGTGGCTGGGTTCACGTCGTAGTTGAAGGTAGCTGCTATATCAGTGCTTTTGCTTATGTTTAGAGCATTCTGAGCGGGATTGACACTTACGACCTTAAATGGCTTAAAAGGCGTAGCATTTACTTCATTGCTGAAGTCGTCGCTTTCGATCAAATTACTGTCAACTGCAGTAACTCTATAATAATACGTTGTGCCATTTTGAAGTCCGGTATGAATAAAACTTGTCGATATGCCCGAAACGCTATCAATTAGAGTTGAGGCCGGCGAACTTGTGTCGCTATAAACCTTGTACCGTAATATCCCCGGTGAAACACTCGCTGTCCAATCAACTGTGACCTGTTGGTCACCGACTGTAGCAGTTAAGCTTGTTGGCGACTCGGGAGGTGGATTAGCATAGGAGAACCAGCTCTCGTGCCCTTCTACTTGGTCATCAGTACCGTCAGCATTAATATCATAAGCTGTGACGGCAATTGTATCAGAAAGTGTTACGCCGGAAAGGATATAGTTTGTTACGTTTCCGATATCAACTGAATTTGAGAAGGAATAGCCGGTGGGTGAGCCATAATGAACCTTGTATCCGGTTAAATCAGACTCCAAGTTGGCAGCCCATGGTAAAAATACACTACCGACTGCGTCGCGCTTTACCATCCTCGTGGGTGAGGATATCGGCGCCGCAGTGTCAGGTGAGGTGAGATAAGGTGAATAGGTTATCACACCGAAAGAGGGATTATTAAGAAAATCTTGGCGGACGAGGAGCGGGCGAAAATGTCTTTAAGGGAAATTGCAAATCACGTCGGAGTTACCGAGAGATATGTATTTAAGATTCAGTCAGCGTTGAAAAGCTATCCTATGAACAGTTCAGAGGATAGACCTGATTCTAAGCCCAAAAATGAGCTTTCTCGGTCTAAAACTCGCAAAGTCAAGCGCGGCGAGTCTGAATATGAAATGCAAGTTCCGGAGAAAAAAACGCTCGATTCGACAGGCAAAAAGGTCCCCGAGCACCTTGTTAAGTTTTTTGAGAGGTCTAACGAATACAGGGCTATGATTAAGCAACTCAATGATATGCTCAAGACTGTCCGGGACGGTAAGAATGCCAGCGATTTGTTCTATAAGTTCATTAAGATTGAGAACCTGACAGCAGAGATAGGAAATGTCAAACGCATATTCCGCTTCGCTATGCCCTACGCAACATGTCGGTATTGCGGAGCTGATGTTAACAATAAAGAGTGCCGCGCCTGTGACGGCGCAGGGTTTGTAAATGAAATGACCTTTAGATCCACACTCGAGGAGCTTAAATGAAGGCTGATAAAACTAATAATCACCGAGCAGCTATTCCTTCAAAATACAGAAAACTCTGCGACAGGGTTTTAACAGGCAAAGCTTCACCAAGGGAGGCAATAAAACTCCAGTGCCTTGCCTGTTTTGGTTACTGTCAATCAGAAATGGTCCAGTGTAACAGTTATCTGTGCTCGCTTTATCGTTATCGTCCCTACCAGAAGTCCGTGAAGTCGTCGACAGAGTCAGTTCAGCAATCAAACAGAGACGATTTAAGTATAGGGGGTAGTTAGGTATGGGCATGCAAAGAAAAAGTGAAATATCGGCTGAAAAGCTGAAAAAGATAATCAATTGCTGTGATCCAGAACTTGCAAGCAAAGGGAGCAGCGATGACCACTGAAACCCCCGTCAAAATTGAACCTGCGCTGCTTACAATTCCGCAGGTTTGCGAATACCTGAACATCAAGCGGGCGACATTTTACAAAATCAACGCTACAGGGGCGTTCGGGTTATTGCCTATAAAGCTTGGTACTTGCAGAAAAGTTTTATATTCAAGAGCGGAACTCGACTCCTATGTAAGAGCGGGCTGTCCGCACAGAAAAATATGGCAAACGGTTAAAGGATCGAAATTATGAAAACAAAAAAAGCCGTCTGCATTGCAGGCAAGACGGCTAAGAA
This DNA window, taken from Patescibacteria group bacterium, encodes the following:
- a CDS encoding Ig-like domain-containing protein, whose product is MVKRDAVGSVFLPWAANLESDLTGYKVHYGSPTGYSFSNSVDIGNVTNYILSGVTLSDTIAVTAYDINADGTDDQVEGHESWFSYANPPPESPTSLTATVGDQQVTVDWTASVSPGILRYKVYSDTSSPASTLIDSVSGISTSFIHTGLQNGTTYYYRVTAVDSNLIESDDFSNEVNATPFKPFKVVSVNPAQNALNISKSTDIAATFNYDVNPATIDSTTFVVHASQTGLHRGTYSYNAGTKTVTLDPRDDFAVGEEVSVTLTTGIKSAGGITLINPYTWAFTVEVEDGSGIFAEQVTYDVEPNPEGITLVDLDGDADQDLVV
- a CDS encoding helix-turn-helix domain-containing protein, with the translated sequence MQAKGAAMTTETPVKIEPALLTIPQVCEYLNIKRATFYKINATGAFGLLPIKLGTCRKVLYSRAELDSYVRAGCPHRKIWQTVKGSKL